A single genomic interval of Plodia interpunctella isolate USDA-ARS_2022_Savannah chromosome 16, ilPloInte3.2, whole genome shotgun sequence harbors:
- the LOC128676805 gene encoding uncharacterized protein LOC128676805 translates to MNEEELANCQFVPFSTMEKVMTILDKPYKEQDYRFCKRDLYKVQSEKVNPGMGKGTSELKCRYQLALSRAIYSHDWDKLLYLLKKSPIFHHFSHTSRYVLDRLNVYIRAMIILFMFHPEAKSKQLLHEYLHMVCTCRTEQEKRALMRVILTLPEKLHFMRAPPLRKLNNDYD, encoded by the exons ATGAACGAAGAGGAGCTTGCTAATTGTCAGTTCGTGCCATTCAGTACTATG gAAAAAGTAATGACAATTCTAGACAAACCTTATAAGGAGCAAGATTATCGTTTCTGCAAAAGAGATTTATACAAAGTACAATCTGAAAAGGTTAATCCGGGAATGGGGAAAGGTACTTCTGAATTGAAGTGTAGGTACCAGTTGGCTTTGTCTCGTGCTATTTACTCACACGATTGGGATAAACTTTTGTACTTGCTGAAGAAGTCGCCTATATTTCATCATTTCTCGCACACATCAAGATATGTTTTGGATCGACTGAATGTTTATATTAGG GCCATGATAATTCTCTTCATGTTCCACCCTGAGGCCAAGAGCAAGCAACTGCTCCATGAGTACCTCCACATGGTGTGCACCTGCCGTACAGAACAGGAGAAGCGGGCTTTGATGCGAGTCATACTGACTCTGCCTGAGAAACTTCACTTTATGAGAGCTCCTCCACTCAGGAAATTGAATAATGATTATGATTGA